In Limanda limanda chromosome 21, fLimLim1.1, whole genome shotgun sequence, a genomic segment contains:
- the ankrd22 gene encoding ankyrin repeat domain-containing protein 22: MCTGEFLSAAMGLVYSEPACQSAYSGDVHQLYRILKDDPNNLNVQEGHTGDTPLIAACRRGNLRMVRYLLDNKADVHLTNKKQRTCLHYLSKRTFSLLDYLMISILMPILLLGYFLMLQKQRQNVSLMEVVLRSKVNVNAADYKGNTALHLVCQRKSHRLVPLLLLRDADASIRNKDGETPLDIATRLKFTKIVNMLKMQ, encoded by the exons atgTGCACAGGTGAGTTCCTGTCAGCCGCCATGGGTCTGGTTTACTCTGAG CCGGCCTGTCAGTCAGCGTACAGCGGAGACGTTCATCAGCTCTATCGCATCCTGAAAGATGATCCAAACAACCTGAATGtccaggagggacacacaggggacacGCCCCTCATCGCTGCCTGTCGCCGCGGCAACCTGAGGATGGTCCGATACCTTTTGGACAACAAGGCCGACGTCCACCTGACCAATAAG aaacaGAGGACGTGTCTCCACTACTTGTCCAAGAGGACATTTTCTCTGCTCGACTATCTGATGATCTCCATCCTGATGCCCATCCTGCTGCTCGGATACTTTCTCATG TTACAAAAGCAGAGGCAGAATGTGAGTCTGATGGAGGTCGTTCTGAGGAGTAAGGTCAATGTCAACGCAGCTGATTAT aaagGAAACACGGCGCTTCACTTGGTCTGCCAGAGGAAGAGTCATCgcctggttcctctgctgctgctcagagacGCCGACGCCAGCATCAGAAACAAG GACGGAGAGACGCCGCTGGACATCGCCACCAGACTGAAGTTCACCAAGATCGTCAACATGTTGAAGA